Proteins encoded together in one Balearica regulorum gibbericeps isolate bBalReg1 chromosome 3, bBalReg1.pri, whole genome shotgun sequence window:
- the FLVCR1 gene encoding choline/ethanolamine transporter FLVCR1 isoform X2 — protein sequence MVEDGGEEEAEGESEEMPAAAAVPALQRCNGFLPGKEAEDGGRAASAGGGERAEAEAMLGAAGGRVETRLSRRRLAVLAVFSCYSLVNAFQWIQYSILSNVFAGFYGVSFTQIDWLSMVYMVAYVPLILPATWLLDARGLRLTALLGSGLNGLGAWLKCASLAPDRYPLTLAAQAVCAVAQVFILGLPSRIASVWFGPAEVSTACAVAVLGNQLGTAIGFLLPPVLVPNTPNDLDLMAHNISIMFYGTAIVSTLLFFLTGVVFEEKPKYPPSHSQAVLQTIPPEDYSYKQSIINLFKNIPFVLLLISYGIMTGAFYSVSTLLNQMIVTHYEGEEVNAGRIGLTLVVAGMVGSIICGLWLDYTKTYKQTTLIVYILSFIGLVVFTFTLDLKYLIVVFVTGGVLGFFMTGYLPLGFEFAVEITYPESEGTSSGLLNASAQIFGIVFTLVQGKLTTNYSPRAGNLFLCAWIFVGIILTALIRSDLRRHNVNSGIMNLDVKAVPADSPVEPESTTLKIQSAL from the exons ATGGTGGAGGACGGCGgcgaggaggaggcggaggggGAGAGCGAAGAGAtgccggcggccgccgccgtGCCTGCCCTGCAGCGCTGCAACGGCTTCCTTCCCGGCAAGGAGGCGGAGGACGGCGGGCGGGCAGCCtcggcgggcggcggggagcgggcggAGGCCGAGGCCATGCTGggagcggcgggcgggcgggtgGAGACGCGCCTGTCGCGGCGGCGGCTAGCCGTGCTGGCCGTCTTCAGCTGCTACTCGCTGGTGAACGCTTTCCAGTGGATCCAGTACAGCATCCTCAGCAACGTCTTCGCCGGCTTCTACGGCGTCTCCTTCACTCAGATAGACTGGCTCTCCATGGTCTACATGGTGGCCTACGTGCCGCTGATCCTCCCCGCCACCTGGCTGCTGGATGCCCGCGGCCTGCGCCTCACTGCCCTGCTGGGCTCCGGCCTCAACGGCCTGGGCGCCTGGCTCAAGTGTGCCAGCCTGGCCCCCGACCGGTACCCCCTCACCCTGGCGGCGCAGGCCGTCTGCGCCGTCGCCCAGGTCTTCATTCTGGGGCTGCCCTCACGCATCGCATCCGTCTGGTTCGGCCCCGCCGAGGTCTCCACTGCCTGCGCCGTGGCAGTGCTGGGCAACCAG CTTGGCACTGCAATTGGGTTTTTGTTGCCACCTGTTTTGGTTCCAAATACACCCAACGATCTCGATCTAATGGCACATAACATCAGCATCATGTTCTATGGAACAGCGATAGTGTCCACGCTTTTATTCTTCTTAACAGGAGTCG tgtttGAAGAAAAGCCCAAATACCCTCCTAGTCACTCTCAAGCAGTCCTACAAACTATACCTCCTGAGGATTACTCCTACAAGCAGTCGATTATTAACTTGTTCAAAAATATTCCATTCGTACTTTTGCTGATCAGTTACG GTATTATGACTGGGGCATTTTATTCTGTCTCCACATTATTAAACCAGATGATAGTAACTCATTATGAG GGAGAAGAAGTGAACGCTGGGAGAATTGGCTTGACACTGGTGGTGGCAGGAATGGTGGGTTCGATAATTTGTGGTTTGTGGCTGGATTACACTAAAACATACAA GCAAACTACTTTGATTGTTTACATTCTCTCTTTCATTGGGTTGGTGGTATTTACTTTCACCCTGGACCTCAAATACCTTATAGTAGTGTTCGTGACTGGAGGAGTACTCGG GTTCTTCATGACTGGCTATCTCCCACTTGGGTTTGAATTTGCTGTGGAAATTACATACCCAGAGTCTGAAGGCACTTCCTCAGGTCTCCTTAATGCATCAGCACAG ATATTTGGAATTGTCTTTACACTTGTTCAAGGAAAACTCACAACAAACTACAGTCCTCGTGCAGGAAACCTCTTTCTTTGTGCTTGGATTTTTGTGGGCATTATCTTAACAG cctTAATAAGATCAGATTTGCGAAGACACAATGTAAATTCAGGGATTATGAATTTGGATGTTAAAGCT GTACCAGCTGACAGTCCTGTAGAACCTGAAAGTActacattaaaaattcagtcaGCTTTATAA
- the FLVCR1 gene encoding choline/ethanolamine transporter FLVCR1 isoform X1 yields MVEDGGEEEAEGESEEMPAAAAVPALQRCNGFLPGKEAEDGGRAASAGGGERAEAEAMLGAAGGRVETRLSRRRLAVLAVFSCYSLVNAFQWIQYSILSNVFAGFYGVSFTQIDWLSMVYMVAYVPLILPATWLLDARGLRLTALLGSGLNGLGAWLKCASLAPDRYPLTLAAQAVCAVAQVFILGLPSRIASVWFGPAEVSTACAVAVLGNQLGTAIGFLLPPVLVPNTPNDLDLMAHNISIMFYGTAIVSTLLFFLTGVVFEEKPKYPPSHSQAVLQTIPPEDYSYKQSIINLFKNIPFVLLLISYGIMTGAFYSVSTLLNQMIVTHYEGEEVNAGRIGLTLVVAGMVGSIICGLWLDYTKTYKQTTLIVYILSFIGLVVFTFTLDLKYLIVVFVTGGVLGFFMTGYLPLGFEFAVEITYPESEGTSSGLLNASAQIFGIVFTLVQGKLTTNYSPRAGNLFLCAWIFVGIILTALIRSDLRRHNVNSGIMNLDVKAVSGDSFTVIVLAYLNAWLLLA; encoded by the exons ATGGTGGAGGACGGCGgcgaggaggaggcggaggggGAGAGCGAAGAGAtgccggcggccgccgccgtGCCTGCCCTGCAGCGCTGCAACGGCTTCCTTCCCGGCAAGGAGGCGGAGGACGGCGGGCGGGCAGCCtcggcgggcggcggggagcgggcggAGGCCGAGGCCATGCTGggagcggcgggcgggcgggtgGAGACGCGCCTGTCGCGGCGGCGGCTAGCCGTGCTGGCCGTCTTCAGCTGCTACTCGCTGGTGAACGCTTTCCAGTGGATCCAGTACAGCATCCTCAGCAACGTCTTCGCCGGCTTCTACGGCGTCTCCTTCACTCAGATAGACTGGCTCTCCATGGTCTACATGGTGGCCTACGTGCCGCTGATCCTCCCCGCCACCTGGCTGCTGGATGCCCGCGGCCTGCGCCTCACTGCCCTGCTGGGCTCCGGCCTCAACGGCCTGGGCGCCTGGCTCAAGTGTGCCAGCCTGGCCCCCGACCGGTACCCCCTCACCCTGGCGGCGCAGGCCGTCTGCGCCGTCGCCCAGGTCTTCATTCTGGGGCTGCCCTCACGCATCGCATCCGTCTGGTTCGGCCCCGCCGAGGTCTCCACTGCCTGCGCCGTGGCAGTGCTGGGCAACCAG CTTGGCACTGCAATTGGGTTTTTGTTGCCACCTGTTTTGGTTCCAAATACACCCAACGATCTCGATCTAATGGCACATAACATCAGCATCATGTTCTATGGAACAGCGATAGTGTCCACGCTTTTATTCTTCTTAACAGGAGTCG tgtttGAAGAAAAGCCCAAATACCCTCCTAGTCACTCTCAAGCAGTCCTACAAACTATACCTCCTGAGGATTACTCCTACAAGCAGTCGATTATTAACTTGTTCAAAAATATTCCATTCGTACTTTTGCTGATCAGTTACG GTATTATGACTGGGGCATTTTATTCTGTCTCCACATTATTAAACCAGATGATAGTAACTCATTATGAG GGAGAAGAAGTGAACGCTGGGAGAATTGGCTTGACACTGGTGGTGGCAGGAATGGTGGGTTCGATAATTTGTGGTTTGTGGCTGGATTACACTAAAACATACAA GCAAACTACTTTGATTGTTTACATTCTCTCTTTCATTGGGTTGGTGGTATTTACTTTCACCCTGGACCTCAAATACCTTATAGTAGTGTTCGTGACTGGAGGAGTACTCGG GTTCTTCATGACTGGCTATCTCCCACTTGGGTTTGAATTTGCTGTGGAAATTACATACCCAGAGTCTGAAGGCACTTCCTCAGGTCTCCTTAATGCATCAGCACAG ATATTTGGAATTGTCTTTACACTTGTTCAAGGAAAACTCACAACAAACTACAGTCCTCGTGCAGGAAACCTCTTTCTTTGTGCTTGGATTTTTGTGGGCATTATCTTAACAG cctTAATAAGATCAGATTTGCGAAGACACAATGTAAATTCAGGGATTATGAATTTGGATGTTAAAGCTGTAAGTGGTGACTCTTTTACCGTGATTGTATTAGCATACTTGAATGCTTGGCTTCTATTGGCATAA